A stretch of the Arachis stenosperma cultivar V10309 chromosome 6, arast.V10309.gnm1.PFL2, whole genome shotgun sequence genome encodes the following:
- the LOC130933807 gene encoding uncharacterized protein LOC130933807, translating into MNKVFADYIGKIMEVYVDDMLIKTQSEETLLSDLAQVFDTIRKHDMRLNPVKCTFAVEADLAGRILQWAVELSEFGFQYEARTAIKSQYLADFIAEFTDALETLTEWNLYVDGSSNKTGSGAGVIIESNQGTQVELSLKFGFPALNNQAEYEALLAGLKLAEEVGAKKLNIYSDSQVSRHK; encoded by the exons atgaataaagtcttcgcGGATTACATCGGAAAGatcatggaagtctacgtggacgacatgctaataaaaacacaaagcgaAGAGACATTATTGTCCGACCTAGCCCAAGTGTTTGACACCATCAGGAAGCATGATATGCGACTCAATCCCGTGAAATGCACCTTTGCAGTAGAAGCAg ATTTAGCGGGCAGAATtctacaatgggcagtcgagttgtcagAGTTCGGTTTCCAATACGAAGCTCGGACGGCCATTAAATCAcaatatctggccgactttatcGCGGAATTCACAGATGCCCTGGAAACCCTCACAgagtggaatctctatgtggacggctcttcaaataaaactggaagcggcGCAGGGGTGATAATAGAAAGCAACCAGGGAACCCAAGTTGAGCTCTCCCTCAAGTTCGGGTTCCCGGCTTTGAATAATCAGGCGGAATACGAAGCATTGCTAGCTGGATTGAAGCTGGCTGAAGAGGTTGGAGCTAAAAAACTCAATATCTACAGCGATTCGCAAGTGTCACGTCACAAATAA